The genomic stretch GTAGCGTCCCGACATGGTGTCCTTCGCCGACAAGCCGATCCTGACCTTCATGACCCCTGAGGAGTGGGACGCCTACCTCAGCGACAACCCCGACCCGGGGGGAGTCCGGTTAAAGCTACGGAAGAAGGCGGCCGTCGATCCGGGAATCAGTTACGCCGAGGCGCTCGATGTTGCGCTCTGCCACGGCTGGATCGACGGTCAGGCGGGGGCGTTCGACGAGCAGTACAAGCTCCAGGCGTTCACTCCGCGGCGCCGGACGAGCCCGTGGTCGCAGGTCAATCGCGAGCACGTCGCGCGGCTTCTCGCGGAGGGCCGGATGCTCCCGGGCGGGCTGGCGGAGGTCGAGCGGGCCCGCGCCGACGGGCGCTGGGACGCGGCGTACCGGCAGCGCGACGCGGAGGTGCCGGCCGATTTCCAGCGGGCGCTCAACACGGATTCGGAGGCGCTGGCGTTCTTCGGGACCGTCACGGGTCACAAGCGGTTCGCCTTCCTGTTCCGGCTGTCGCAGCTGAAACGGGCCGAGACCCGGGATCGGCGGATCGCGGAGTATGTGGCGCTCTTGCGCGAGGGGCGGACGCTCACCTGAGGGATCAGTGGCGGACGGGCCAGGCGCCGTCGGCCACGAACGACTCGTCTCGGACGCGGCGCATGTACTCCTGGAACGATTCGGCCTGCGCGCGGCACCAGTCGACCTGAAGCGCGTGCAGGGCCTCGGCGCCGACCCCGAGTTCATCGGCGAAGGTTCGGCCCAACGCCTGAGCGACCCGGCCGGCCGCGACGGCGTCGGCACCTGCGTCGTGTGCGTCGGTGAGCGCGACTCCATAATGCTCGGCGGCGAGGGCGAGGGTGCGCTTGCCCCTGCGGTAGCGGTCCACCGCCTTGTCGATGACGAGCGGATCGACGACCGGGCTCGGGTCGATCAGTACGGGGACGCCCCAGCGGCGGGCCTCGTACGCCAACAGGGAGAGGTCGTAGGGGGCGTTGTACACGACGACCGGGATGCCGCGGGCGAGCAGCGAGCGCAGGGCCTCCGAGACCTCCGCCACGACCTCGCCGGCGGGGCGGCCGTGCTCGCGCGCGTGCTCAGTGTTGATTCCGTGGACCGCCGAGGCGCCGGCCGGGATCTTGATTCCGGGGTCCGCGAGCCAGCTCGTCCCCTCGATCGGCTCGCCAGCAGCGTCGATCACGC from Rathayibacter rathayi encodes the following:
- a CDS encoding YdeI/OmpD-associated family protein: MVSFADKPILTFMTPEEWDAYLSDNPDPGGVRLKLRKKAAVDPGISYAEALDVALCHGWIDGQAGAFDEQYKLQAFTPRRRTSPWSQVNREHVARLLAEGRMLPGGLAEVERARADGRWDAAYRQRDAEVPADFQRALNTDSEALAFFGTVTGHKRFAFLFRLSQLKRAETRDRRIAEYVALLREGRTLT
- a CDS encoding exonuclease domain-containing protein, coding for MGLAPSEGARWFDLLAVFDLETTGIDVRTSRIVTAHVGVIDAAGEPIEGTSWLADPGIKIPAGASAVHGINTEHAREHGRPAGEVVAEVSEALRSLLARGIPVVVYNAPYDLSLLAYEARRWGVPVLIDPSPVVDPLVIDKAVDRYRRGKRTLALAAEHYGVALTDAHDAGADAVAAGRVAQALGRTFADELGVGAEALHALQVDWCRAQAESFQEYMRRVRDESFVADGAWPVRH